Sequence from the Esox lucius isolate fEsoLuc1 chromosome 6, fEsoLuc1.pri, whole genome shotgun sequence genome:
GACAAACTAGTCCGTTTTGGAGCTCTTGCCACTGTTGCCTTTCAAGTAGGTCTGGTAGAAGAACGAGGAGAAAAGGACCAGGTAGCTGAGGTACATGAGGGAGCTCCACACAATGTTGTTCAGGTAGGAGTGGCAGTTGCCCTCCTGCATCCACCGGTAGACCAGCCTGTTGACCGTCAGCCCCATGGCCATCTGGGCGATCTGGAAGGTGGTGATGACCATGGCGAAGGGTCGCGGCACTCTGTAGCCAGCCGCCCGCACTGCGTAGTAGCTGTACATGAGCGCATGAACAGAGTAGTTCATGGTCATGAACCAGCCGCCACCGGCCACCAAGTCCTTGTAGGAATACCAGGAGTACAGCAGCACGGTGATGTGGTGGTACCAGTGGAGGAAGATCAGCCGCTGCTTACGGAGCACGATGAACACCGTGTCACCTGTGGAGGCCGCGTAGGGACCGTGAGTCAGGGACAGCCAGGTTGTGGTCCCAGCCAAGCATCCACTAATACACCCACAGCTCTTTGAGCAACAATGCTTTGTCAAGCAAAACTGATAATCTAAGATGACATTAACCAGTATCACTCATGGTTGGAGTGAACTAAATGAGATTCTCAGAAATTGAGGATTGCCAGTTCTGAACCTGGTCCTTACCTAGTTCAGGGGCTTTGCTCAGGACAAAAGCATAGGCCCAGAACTTGCTCACAGGTCCATTGTAGAAGCTCTGATCACATACAGACTGCCTGAACCCACTCGTGGAGAGGATATACATCATGTACCACCCTGTTCGTACTGCTCCAATCATACTGCAATTAAGACAGAGTTAAAGGTTAACTCACATTACATGACCATTCATCTGATCTCTTCACTTGTGTAAGTCACTTCACAAACCAGTCATTGGTTAAGAACAGGGTTACCCAACCCTGTTCTGGAGagctgtcctgtaggttttcttcaaccccatttgtgactaacccaagtttgcttttcatccaactaaTCATTAGAATCAGGTGAGCCAAATTAGAATTCCAGAGAAAACCTACAGTACATCTCAAGAAAGTGTTGGGCAGCCCTGTTTAGAAACTAAAACTGCTTCTAGCTTAATAAAGAGAAAACTGCAGCCCCTACACAAACCACCTGCTGCACACCTGTACCTGATTTTGATTGGCATTGATAGTGAGCTAAAACAATGTCTTAGTCTTTTGCAGATAATTTCAATCATTAGCAGCAGAGGACTGAAAAGACAGCCAAAAGAAGTGCTGACTTTAGGATTGACCAGAGTAAGATTTCAGAGCACATTTCTATTGGATGTGAGttgataaaaagaaaagttgaatTAGATTTTAGACTGAATGGGGCTGATGTGGCTCTGGAAAGTGTGAGCAACCAAGTATCTCCACATCTGAAATGATCAATGAGGGTGTTTGTAGGGCAGGCAGGTACAGGTAGTGTCTGACTGAAGTGCATTTCTTTTTCACTAGAATTCTGGAGTAGAGATGAAACTGTAGTGTGGTAGTCAGCACAGTTCAACAAGGAGCCAGATGTATACAAAatagtatatttttttagaCCCAAAGTGCCTTTGGCCTGCCCAGTACTACTTGCCTCTTAGTTATTTGTTAAACTGCTGCAGCTTTCTAGTCAAATGATACTTTTTAGTAGTGAGGTTGAACAGTCAGAAAATGTGGACTGCCAGGAAGTCCAGATAATCAAGCCCAGCTGATTTGTGTGAGTCCAGATTTTGGAGCTCCTTCCAAACATCCCTGGCTTAAATAGGATGAAAGGATCATGCATTGCAGCACTTTGAAAAGCCACCACACATTAATTCCATGTCCATACATGAGGGGTTGTCTTATGAAATATGGCTGGTTTCAGGGAGGGTGCAAACAATAGCTTGGTAAATGTATTAGGCcacaggtcttcaaccctctcctggggacaccccagccattccatctgtTAGAtatatcccagagctagcacacctgaatcaacttaagGCTttctgttgaatcaggtgaacCAATTCAGAGCAAAAACTAAActgagatggctggggggtccccaaGAGAGGGTTGAAAACCTATGTATTAG
This genomic interval carries:
- the LOC105010699 gene encoding elongation of very long chain fatty acids protein 6 isoform X2, with translation MGKACTNVTRKVLDVRRKAFLFCGLYAALVFGGQHFMKERPKLQLRRPLVLWSLSLAIFSMIGAVRTGWYMMYILSTSGFRQSVCDQSFYNGPVSKFWAYAFVLSKAPELGDTVFIVLRKQRLIFLHWYHHITVLLYSWYSYKDLVAGGGWFMTMNYSVHALMYSYYAVRAAGYRVPRPFAMVITTFQIAQMAMGLTVNRLVYRWMQEGNCHSYLNNIVWSSLMYLSYLVLFSSFFYQTYLKGNSGKSSKTD
- the LOC105010699 gene encoding elongation of very long chain fatty acids protein 6 isoform X1, yielding MNETEYYKVPFSEYGFEQQFDERWAIEWMQGNWRKAFLFCGLYAALVFGGQHFMKERPKLQLRRPLVLWSLSLAIFSMIGAVRTGWYMMYILSTSGFRQSVCDQSFYNGPVSKFWAYAFVLSKAPELGDTVFIVLRKQRLIFLHWYHHITVLLYSWYSYKDLVAGGGWFMTMNYSVHALMYSYYAVRAAGYRVPRPFAMVITTFQIAQMAMGLTVNRLVYRWMQEGNCHSYLNNIVWSSLMYLSYLVLFSSFFYQTYLKGNSGKSSKTD